The Candidatus Delongbacteria bacterium genomic sequence AAAATATTCCTATCTGATTGAGTTCAAATATATTGCAAGAACTGATAGCGATAAGGAATTGAAAGCTGAAATTTCCAAAAAATTGAAAGATGCTGAAACGAAACTAGCTCAATATGCTGATGATGATTTTGCTAAAAAGATGATGTGCACAGCTCCTTATGGTGATGTGAAATTAAAAAAAATTATAGTAATTTTCCACGGCTGGGAGATGGTTTATCTAATGGAAAATTTGTAGGGGCGTTATTTACAACGTCCTTTTTTTAGCCACTGATAACACGAACTGAATACAGAAGACAATATCTACAGAATAACGCATAGATCGCGAAGGAAGAAATCAATTTTTATTATCCACATAATTGGAATATTTGATATTTATTCAATGAGGGTCATTATTTGGCACTGACCAAGTATTAAATTTGATCTAGTTAACTCTTGAAGATGTAACAATTAAATCAGCCGAGTTATGTTGCATTTACTATGTACTTTCATTGGATGATTTGATAAACTGAATAATCAAGTAAAGAGAAGAAGAAAAGTTAAAAACACGAGAGTATTCGATGATCGAAATAAAATCTTTAGTTAATGATATATAAAGAAATGACGCATATATGTGCTGTTTAAAAAATCTCAAAAGTGACAACTACAGTT encodes the following:
- a CDS encoding PD-(D/E)XK nuclease domain-containing protein produces the protein YFNIFDFYISLSEEEMNKGYADIVMKPFYFKYPDIKYSYLIEFKYIARTDSDKELKAEISKKLKDAETKLAQYADDDFAKKMMCTAPYGDVKLKKIIVIFHGWEMVYLMENL